One window of Leopardus geoffroyi isolate Oge1 chromosome B3, O.geoffroyi_Oge1_pat1.0, whole genome shotgun sequence genomic DNA carries:
- the NSMCE3 gene encoding non-structural maintenance of chromosomes element 3 homolog → MLQKPRNRSRPNTQAERERDWARGAAEEVPSTSRGAGGSQEARGTSSQGGRRAEASPEVGPRSQQQLELKVAELVQFLLIKDQKKIPIKRTDILKHVIGDYKDIFPDLLKLAAERLEYVFGYKLVELEPKSNTYILINTLEPVEEDAEVRGDQGTPTTGLLMIVLGLIFMKGNTIKETEVWDFLRRLGVYPTKKHLVFGDPKKLITEEFVRQRYLEYRRIPHTDPVDYEFQWGPRTNLETSKMKVLKFVAKVHNQDPKDWPAQYCEALADEEARARPETGGPTPSS, encoded by the coding sequence ATGTTGCAGAAACCGAGGAACCGGAGCCGCCCTAACACCCAGGCcgagagggagagggactggGCCCGCGGCGCCGCGGAGGAGGTCCCGAGCACCTCCCGCGGGGCGGGAGGCTCCCAGGAGGCCCGGGGTACGTCGTCGCAGGGCGGCCGCCGGGCCGAGGCCTCCCCCGAGGTGGGGCCCAGGTCCCAGCAGCAGCTGGAGCTGAAGGTGGCCGAGCTGGTGCAGTTCTTGCTGATTAAGGACCAGAAGAAGATCCCGATCAAGCGCACTGACATACTGAAGCATGTTATCGGGGACTACAAGGACATCTTCCCTGATCTCCTTAAACTGGCTGCCGAGCGCCTCGAGTATGTCTTCGGGTACAAGCTGGTGGAACTGGAACCCAAAAGCAATACGTACATCCTGATCAACACTCTGGAACCGGTGGAGGAGGATGCTGAGGTGAGAGGCGATCAGGGCACGCCCACCACCGGCCTCCTGATGATTGTTTTAGGTCTCATCTTTATGAAGGGCAATACCATCAAGGAAACGGAGGTCTGGGACTTCCTGCGTCGCTTGGGGGTGTACCCCACAAAGAAGCATTTAGTTTTTGGGGACCCAAAGAAACTTATTACCGAAGAATTTGTGCGACAGCGTTACCTGGAGTACCGGCGGATACCCCACACTGATCCTGTAGACTATGAATTCCAGTGGGGTCCCCGAACCAACCTGGAAACCAGCAAGATGAAAGTTCTTAAGTTTGTGGCCAAAGTCCATAATCAAGATCCCAAGGACTGGCCAGCACAGTACTGTGAGGCTTTGGCAGATGAGGAGGCCAGGGCCAGACCTGAGACAGGTGGCCCCACTCCCTCCTCTTGA